The following coding sequences are from one Saprospiraceae bacterium window:
- a CDS encoding DUF1573 domain-containing protein yields MAVVIVGFLFFGLAGCRSAKQASIPNDVTLKDQSTIPPDTLGKHASIVFDSSAYHFGKVIEGQAYETTVYFTNQGPGDLVIELVTACECTKLDYTRLPVRVGKRSPIHIRYNSSGKEGPQIVDVDIIANTDPIVSSTKFYIDVVKKD; encoded by the coding sequence ATGGCTGTTGTCATAGTTGGATTTCTTTTTTTTGGTCTTGCCGGGTGTAGGAGCGCTAAGCAAGCTAGTATTCCAAATGATGTGACGTTGAAGGACCAATCTACTATTCCTCCGGATACCCTTGGAAAGCACGCAAGCATCGTTTTTGATTCAAGCGCTTACCATTTTGGTAAAGTAATTGAAGGGCAGGCTTACGAGACGACCGTCTATTTTACAAATCAGGGTCCAGGGGATTTAGTCATCGAATTGGTCACTGCCTGCGAATGTACGAAACTGGATTATACCAGATTGCCGGTAAGGGTGGGTAAGAGAAGCCCGATTCATATCCGATACAATAGTTCAGGCAAGGAAGGACCTCAGATCGTAGATGTCGATATCATAGCCAATACCGATCCTATAGTCAGTTCCACCAAGTTCTATATTGATGTAGTAAAAAAGGATTGA
- a CDS encoding vanadium-dependent haloperoxidase, whose protein sequence is MRRFDVFSLKSAVLGFTFLMLAGSCSKEETPTTPTNLSDQVDSKIAQEWSRLAVTIVKDAPGFVAPVAARSFAYLSMGLYLTSSYGNPAYSSFTNNLEGIDHLKMPSLISSGQIDWNLASNEMCYHLIKSLYRSIPSANNKMIEDLYLNSAASYDAQASTETKERSRDFGVKMAEAVYAYSKTDGQDEAFVNNYPNNFKIPEGAGVWSPINTAGKKPLLPYWGSVRTFSNLSNVEIVDATPPQFSEERNSEMYAYALEVRNRTFNLNYEEERVVKYWNDDQKNGITTPGHMLLLTLNLINQENKSLPEASAILMKVTMAMHDAIVTSWKTIFTYNTVRPENYIRNYIDARFISLLNTPATPEFCSAQASIASATAEVLGSIFGYNYSFTDATHFYRKDIDGNPRTYKNFNQMAEEIALSNLYGGINYRFSLEAGLKQGSQVGRLVSNY, encoded by the coding sequence ATGAGGCGATTTGATGTATTTTCTTTGAAAAGTGCGGTATTGGGCTTCACCTTCCTAATGCTTGCAGGATCTTGTTCCAAAGAAGAAACCCCCACTACACCAACAAATCTTTCAGATCAAGTAGACAGCAAGATTGCCCAAGAGTGGTCTAGACTTGCAGTGACAATTGTGAAAGATGCCCCTGGATTTGTTGCACCAGTTGCAGCCAGATCTTTTGCCTATTTGAGCATGGGTCTTTATCTTACTTCAAGCTATGGAAATCCTGCTTACTCATCTTTCACAAATAATCTTGAGGGGATTGATCACCTTAAAATGCCTTCACTGATCAGTAGCGGTCAGATCGACTGGAATCTGGCAAGCAATGAAATGTGCTATCATCTTATCAAGTCATTGTACAGGAGTATTCCTTCTGCTAACAATAAAATGATTGAAGACCTTTATTTGAATTCCGCAGCTAGTTATGACGCTCAGGCTTCCACGGAAACAAAAGAAAGATCACGTGATTTTGGAGTGAAGATGGCAGAAGCAGTTTATGCTTATTCTAAAACAGATGGTCAGGACGAAGCTTTCGTCAACAATTATCCCAATAATTTTAAAATTCCTGAGGGAGCAGGAGTTTGGTCACCAATCAATACTGCTGGAAAAAAACCCCTCTTGCCTTATTGGGGTTCAGTCCGTACTTTTAGCAATCTAAGCAACGTGGAAATAGTGGACGCAACTCCACCACAGTTTTCTGAAGAAAGAAATTCTGAAATGTATGCGTATGCTTTGGAAGTGAGAAATCGCACATTCAATCTCAATTATGAAGAAGAAAGAGTAGTTAAGTATTGGAACGATGACCAAAAAAATGGAATCACAACTCCTGGTCATATGCTCCTTCTCACATTGAATTTAATAAACCAAGAAAATAAAAGTCTTCCTGAAGCTTCTGCTATTTTGATGAAAGTCACCATGGCCATGCATGATGCTATCGTCACCAGCTGGAAAACAATCTTTACATACAATACAGTAAGACCGGAAAATTATATCCGCAATTATATAGACGCGAGATTTATCTCCTTGTTAAACACACCTGCTACACCAGAATTTTGTTCAGCTCAGGCATCCATTGCAAGTGCTACCGCAGAAGTTTTGGGTTCAATTTTTGGTTATAATTATTCATTTACTGATGCGACTCATTTTTATCGCAAAGATATCGATGGTAATCCTCGTACCTACAAAAACTTTAACCAAATGGCTGAAGAAATTGCCTTGTCAAATCTATACGGCGGGATCAATTACAGGTTTAGTTTGGAAGCAGGCTTGAAGCAAGGCTCTCAAGTAGGCCGATTAGTGAGCAATTATTAA
- the feoB gene encoding ferrous iron transport protein B, producing MSERKFALVGNPNSGKSTLFNALTGLDQKVGNFPGVTVDLYEGHLKLDGTHQCTLVDLPGAYSLHANTKDEFILTKQLVHPSSNLSIHGIIYVLDARYLNKQLLLLSQVLDLGFQVVVALSFTERLEEEDRLHITEFISENTSCKVIPIHSKSGKGILELQDALLHLPSNKIFRKPIYQIPVSYLKELESNTSLMDKTLYHRLLLKHYQVDPAGNNFGLNPFSHPESIHQQIQETMSRYTILDNWVAILNKKHHPHTPSQSVLTRKLDAVATHPFWGYVLFLAVILVVFHSIFSLATIPMDWIEEGFLKINQFLRHQLPQHWSVDLLTDGVLAGLSGILVFVPQIAILFFLITILEEAGYMARVVFLFDRFLGIFGLNGRSIIGLISGGACAVPAIMSSRTIGSWRDRLLTMFVIPLIPCSARIPVYAALVGFLIPTSAKGWWVNPQGLVFVGLYALGIVAALLTALLLKQFVKTEEKSFLLIQLPDYQLPYFKQVLSNTWHKVYSFISEAGKIIIIMSMIIWFLCTYSFPGRLDKVETNLNAEMQDKNLTDIEKANIISAAKLENSFAGIIGKHIEPAIKPLGFDWKIGIALLTSFAAREVFVGTMATIYQLGSEVEDLKLRERMQVEKRADGSKFFNMKTALSLILFYAFAMQCMSTLAVMKRETGNWKWPLLQFIYMSALAYLSSLLVYQLL from the coding sequence ATGAGCGAGAGAAAATTTGCACTTGTCGGAAATCCAAATTCCGGAAAATCGACATTATTCAATGCTCTCACCGGTCTTGATCAAAAAGTTGGAAATTTCCCAGGTGTCACTGTGGATCTCTATGAGGGGCACCTCAAGCTGGATGGTACTCACCAGTGTACTTTAGTAGATCTACCCGGCGCCTACAGCCTCCATGCCAACACAAAGGACGAATTTATACTTACAAAACAGCTGGTACATCCCAGTAGCAATCTGAGCATTCATGGGATTATCTATGTACTTGATGCGCGTTATTTGAATAAGCAATTGTTACTCTTGTCTCAGGTATTGGATTTAGGTTTTCAGGTTGTAGTCGCCTTGAGTTTCACAGAGCGTCTTGAGGAAGAAGATAGGTTACACATCACTGAATTCATATCTGAAAACACCTCATGTAAAGTCATCCCTATACATTCCAAATCAGGAAAAGGAATTCTTGAACTACAAGATGCATTGCTTCATTTACCTTCGAACAAAATTTTCCGAAAACCGATTTATCAGATCCCGGTAAGCTACTTAAAAGAGCTAGAATCCAATACGAGCTTGATGGATAAAACTCTTTACCATCGCTTATTGCTCAAACATTATCAGGTAGATCCTGCCGGTAACAATTTTGGGCTAAATCCCTTCTCACATCCGGAATCTATCCATCAGCAGATCCAGGAGACAATGAGCAGGTACACAATTTTGGATAATTGGGTTGCTATATTGAACAAAAAACACCATCCACATACTCCTTCACAAAGCGTTCTAACGCGAAAGCTGGACGCAGTGGCAACCCATCCTTTTTGGGGCTATGTCTTATTTCTTGCGGTTATTCTAGTAGTTTTCCATTCGATATTTTCGCTTGCAACTATACCCATGGACTGGATCGAAGAAGGATTCCTAAAAATCAATCAATTTCTTAGACACCAACTCCCGCAACATTGGAGTGTGGATTTATTGACAGACGGTGTACTCGCTGGTCTCAGTGGTATACTGGTATTTGTTCCTCAAATTGCCATTTTGTTTTTCCTGATCACAATACTGGAGGAAGCAGGTTATATGGCCAGGGTAGTTTTCTTATTTGATAGATTTCTTGGGATATTTGGCTTGAATGGCAGATCCATTATAGGCTTGATCTCTGGAGGTGCATGTGCTGTGCCGGCAATCATGAGTTCAAGAACAATTGGAAGCTGGCGAGATCGTTTACTCACCATGTTTGTAATACCACTTATACCATGTTCTGCGAGAATCCCTGTGTATGCAGCACTGGTAGGATTTCTCATTCCAACATCTGCAAAAGGCTGGTGGGTCAATCCGCAAGGATTGGTATTTGTTGGGCTTTATGCTCTTGGGATAGTTGCCGCTTTACTCACTGCTTTACTCTTGAAGCAGTTTGTCAAAACTGAAGAAAAATCTTTCCTTTTAATCCAACTTCCGGATTACCAATTGCCGTATTTTAAACAAGTCCTTTCCAATACCTGGCACAAAGTATATAGTTTTATTTCAGAAGCCGGAAAAATTATCATCATCATGTCGATGATCATTTGGTTTTTATGTACTTATTCTTTCCCTGGGAGATTAGACAAGGTTGAAACAAATCTAAATGCTGAAATGCAGGATAAAAATTTGACCGATATCGAGAAAGCAAATATTATCAGCGCTGCAAAACTTGAAAATTCATTTGCGGGAATCATAGGTAAACATATAGAACCAGCGATAAAGCCGCTAGGATTCGATTGGAAAATTGGAATTGCTCTTCTCACATCATTTGCAGCCAGAGAAGTGTTTGTCGGTACTATGGCTACGATTTATCAACTTGGCTCAGAAGTAGAAGATCTAAAACTGCGTGAAAGAATGCAGGTTGAGAAGCGAGCAGATGGAAGTAAATTCTTCAATATGAAGACTGCTCTATCACTTATTTTGTTTTATGCTTTTGCCATGCAATGCATGAGCACTTTGGCAGTCATGAAACGGGAAACGGGAAATTGGAAGTGGCCACTCCTACAATTCATCTACATGAGTGCCCTGGCTTATTTGAGCAGCTTGTTGGTATATCAGCTTTTATAA
- a CDS encoding ferrous iron transport protein A, which yields MSIELNRPYIILTIRDHELAARMVALGICPGTEFRMVRSHKYMSTYIIEVQGRQFALRREELDQIMFQ from the coding sequence ATGAGCATTGAGTTGAATCGACCATATATCATCCTTACTATTCGGGATCACGAATTAGCAGCAAGGATGGTGGCTTTGGGCATCTGTCCGGGCACTGAATTTCGTATGGTAAGAAGCCACAAGTATATGTCGACCTACATTATCGAAGTTCAGGGAAGACAATTTGCCTTGCGCAGAGAGGAGCTGGATCAAATCATGTTTCAATGA
- a CDS encoding RNA polymerase sigma factor → MDISISIRSNEQEVVQACIRNENWAQKLVYEEYHEQMLCLCMRYSSSHEDALDILHDGFLKVFQHIPKYEIGTMLSAWIRRIMVNTAIDFYRRESRRSTTDLDEARTVWVDGQNVIGELNAEDVMKAIQMLSPIYRSIFNLYVMEGYSHKEIADTLHISEGTSRSNLVKARQKLKEMLMHYER, encoded by the coding sequence ATGGATATTTCCATTTCAATACGATCCAATGAACAAGAAGTGGTACAGGCATGTATCAGAAATGAAAACTGGGCTCAAAAACTAGTTTACGAAGAGTATCACGAACAGATGTTGTGTCTTTGTATGCGATATTCTTCCAGCCATGAGGACGCATTGGATATTTTGCATGACGGTTTTCTAAAAGTTTTTCAACATATACCTAAGTACGAGATTGGAACCATGCTTTCTGCCTGGATTAGAAGAATTATGGTGAATACGGCGATAGATTTTTATCGCCGAGAAAGCAGAAGGTCAACCACTGATCTCGATGAAGCTCGTACGGTGTGGGTGGATGGACAAAACGTCATCGGAGAGTTGAATGCAGAGGACGTTATGAAAGCTATTCAGATGTTAAGCCCAATTTATCGGTCAATTTTCAATCTCTATGTGATGGAAGGATATTCACATAAGGAAATTGCCGATACTCTACATATCTCTGAAGGAACCTCCAGGTCAAATCTTGTTAAAGCTCGTCAGAAACTAAAAGAAATGTTGATGCACTATGAGAGATAA
- a CDS encoding sigma-70 family RNA polymerase sigma factor produces MKISKSLKKAPPADHLRFEQEFLPHAEALNTFAFHLTYNEDDAADLVQETYMKAFRFIDKFEEGTNAKAWLFKILKNAYINNYRKKNKRPMQVDYEESSAYQDGDDQTHISSYVDLREEIFDNMMGDEVEAALNSMPVDFKTVILLCDIEGFSYEEIAKIIDIPVGTVRSRLFRARNMLKEKLEDYAKSLGYKDYRGDKNQKNMNDDN; encoded by the coding sequence ATTAAAATCTCAAAATCTTTGAAAAAGGCTCCACCAGCAGACCACCTCCGCTTTGAACAAGAGTTCCTGCCCCATGCAGAAGCACTCAATACTTTTGCCTTTCATTTGACTTATAATGAAGATGATGCTGCTGATTTAGTGCAAGAAACATACATGAAGGCTTTCCGCTTTATCGATAAATTCGAGGAGGGAACTAATGCGAAGGCTTGGTTGTTTAAAATATTGAAGAACGCATACATCAACAACTACCGCAAAAAAAATAAGCGGCCGATGCAAGTTGATTATGAAGAGTCTTCTGCCTATCAGGACGGTGATGATCAGACGCATATCTCAAGCTATGTAGATCTGAGAGAGGAGATTTTCGACAATATGATGGGAGATGAGGTGGAAGCTGCTCTCAATTCCATGCCGGTGGATTTCAAAACAGTGATCCTCTTGTGTGATATTGAAGGATTCAGTTACGAAGAGATTGCAAAAATTATTGACATCCCTGTTGGTACGGTTCGGTCAAGATTGTTTAGAGCCAGAAATATGCTCAAAGAAAAATTGGAGGATTATGCCAAGTCTTTAGGTTATAAAGATTACAGGGGTGACAAAAATCAAAAAAATATGAACGACGACAATTAA
- a CDS encoding RNA-binding S4 domain-containing protein, translating to MSEKIRVDKWLWAVRIYKSRTASTDACKAGKISIGNSEIKPSYLVQSGQVLEVRKNGFSFLFKVIKPISKRVSAPEAILAYENQTSEDELQKFNSFYIGKNKAEIRDKGTGRPTKKERRDLEEYKLDFFDWDDI from the coding sequence ATGTCTGAAAAGATACGTGTGGACAAGTGGCTGTGGGCCGTCAGGATTTACAAGTCCAGAACTGCCTCTACAGACGCTTGCAAAGCAGGAAAGATCAGCATTGGAAATTCAGAAATAAAACCATCTTACTTGGTTCAGTCAGGCCAAGTACTCGAGGTGCGCAAAAACGGATTCAGCTTTCTATTCAAAGTCATCAAACCCATCAGCAAAAGAGTCTCTGCTCCTGAGGCTATACTTGCTTATGAAAATCAGACATCCGAAGATGAATTACAAAAATTCAATAGTTTTTATATCGGTAAAAATAAAGCCGAAATCCGTGACAAAGGAACCGGCAGACCTACTAAGAAAGAACGCCGAGATTTGGAAGAGTACAAACTAGACTTTTTCGATTGGGATGATATCTGA
- a CDS encoding polyphosphate kinase encodes MAKINLSKISSKAQKKIDKSEYKEKLKELTKEIGELSEKLYAEKRNNILIVLQGMDASGKDGVAKTVFKYCPPLVVDAHPFKKPSEEEFAHDFLWRVHKVVPAKGQIKLFIRSHYEDILIQKVHKWIDDKKAKNRLESINQFEHLLVQDNNTTILKFYLHLSHEKQLEKLEERKTHPEKQWKYNAADFEESKLWDQYMKAYEAAFNGSKYPWHIIPSDQRWYRNYCVALIVRDALKSLKPKYPTLKNV; translated from the coding sequence ATGGCAAAGATTAACCTCTCCAAAATTTCTTCGAAAGCCCAAAAAAAAATAGACAAATCAGAGTACAAGGAAAAACTGAAAGAACTCACTAAGGAAATAGGTGAGCTCTCCGAAAAACTATATGCTGAAAAGAGAAACAATATTTTAATCGTCCTTCAAGGTATGGACGCCAGTGGAAAAGATGGTGTAGCTAAAACGGTATTCAAATATTGTCCTCCACTTGTGGTAGATGCACATCCATTTAAAAAACCTAGCGAAGAGGAATTTGCCCACGATTTTCTTTGGAGAGTCCATAAAGTCGTTCCGGCCAAAGGACAGATAAAATTATTCATCAGATCACATTATGAAGATATATTAATCCAAAAAGTACATAAATGGATTGATGACAAAAAGGCAAAAAACAGATTGGAGTCCATCAACCAATTTGAGCATTTGCTCGTACAGGATAACAACACTACTATACTCAAATTTTATCTCCATCTTTCACACGAAAAACAATTGGAAAAACTCGAAGAACGTAAAACGCATCCGGAAAAACAATGGAAGTATAATGCCGCCGATTTCGAGGAGAGTAAATTGTGGGATCAATATATGAAAGCCTATGAAGCAGCCTTCAACGGAAGTAAATATCCTTGGCATATTATTCCATCCGACCAGAGATGGTATCGCAATTATTGCGTGGCCCTCATTGTCCGCGATGCATTAAAAAGCCTAAAACCCAAATATCCTACGCTCAAGAATGTCTGA
- a CDS encoding DUF58 domain-containing protein — protein sequence MSFFDSYPVQAFNHLELLAEQVVEGFIIGLHKSPFHGFSVEFAEHRLYNQGESTKDIDWKVFARSEKLFSKKYEEETNLRCQIVVDMSSSMFFPEEQLSGGLILNKFKFSALGAACIMNVLKRQRDAFGLTLFDDQIRVHTPVKSNTTHYKLLLSHLDRVMQISESNRGTNAIQTLHEVAEQIHRRSLIIIFSDLFEDTSKLDDLFSAVNHLKHNKHEVILFHVMDHKFELEFEFENRPYLFVDIETGEKVRLQAHQIREAYKKQMSEFRQNIHARSIQHRIEYIEADINLGYDYILQSFFLKRKKMLQ from the coding sequence ATGAGTTTTTTTGATTCATATCCGGTACAAGCATTCAACCATCTGGAACTATTGGCCGAACAGGTCGTGGAAGGATTTATCATTGGATTGCACAAATCACCATTTCATGGGTTTAGTGTAGAGTTTGCAGAACACAGATTGTACAATCAGGGAGAATCTACTAAAGACATTGATTGGAAAGTATTTGCCAGGAGTGAAAAATTATTTTCTAAGAAATATGAAGAAGAAACCAATCTGAGATGTCAGATAGTAGTAGATATGTCTTCTTCCATGTTTTTTCCTGAAGAACAACTTTCGGGTGGTTTAATATTAAATAAGTTTAAATTTTCAGCCCTCGGAGCTGCCTGTATCATGAATGTGCTGAAGCGACAACGCGATGCTTTCGGTCTGACTCTTTTTGATGACCAGATACGTGTCCATACTCCTGTCAAATCCAATACCACTCATTACAAGTTACTGCTCTCTCACCTTGACAGAGTGATGCAAATATCCGAATCAAATCGCGGCACAAATGCAATTCAAACTCTGCATGAAGTTGCAGAACAGATCCATCGCAGATCATTGATTATTATTTTCAGTGACCTTTTTGAAGATACTTCCAAATTGGATGATCTTTTTTCAGCTGTTAATCACCTCAAACACAATAAACACGAGGTCATATTATTCCATGTGATGGATCACAAATTTGAACTCGAGTTTGAATTTGAAAATCGGCCTTATTTGTTTGTAGATATAGAGACAGGTGAGAAAGTAAGACTCCAGGCTCATCAAATCAGAGAAGCGTACAAAAAACAAATGAGTGAATTCCGACAAAATATTCATGCCCGAAGCATCCAACATCGCATCGAATATATAGAAGCGGATATCAATTTGGGATATGATTACATTTTACAAAGTTTCTTTTTGAAAAGAAAAAAAATGCTACAATAA
- the trxA gene encoding thioredoxin produces MAFEFTDQNFETEALQEGNIAVVDFWAEWCGPCRLVSPVIDELSKEYSGNVKIGKLNVDHNPQVTTQYGVRGIPTILFLKDGKVVEKHVGTATKATLKAKIEALI; encoded by the coding sequence ATGGCATTTGAATTTACTGATCAAAATTTTGAGACAGAAGCCCTTCAAGAAGGTAATATCGCAGTAGTAGATTTTTGGGCAGAATGGTGCGGACCATGCAGACTCGTTTCTCCTGTGATCGACGAGCTGTCCAAAGAGTACTCCGGCAATGTAAAAATAGGTAAACTAAATGTGGACCATAATCCACAAGTTACTACCCAGTACGGCGTTCGTGGTATCCCTACAATATTATTTTTGAAAGATGGAAAAGTAGTAGAGAAACACGTAGGTACAGCCACCAAAGCAACTTTGAAAGCGAAGATTGAAGCTTTAATTTAA
- a CDS encoding DUF3810 family protein has protein sequence MISTRKLVYFSVVFFGLFLMGLSSALLFGPGFSDLFYPHFVYPAFRQFWWIVSLGNRVGMIYVWIVTLILWLFFRLRRVWKLGTGWIGFAAEITALAVLHFSWFYLSWGFLYLQKPMRDRLELNKPVSRDEYLNELYATTDRLISIRKRLANSNDELVNLHLTENEIIQLGGRVHQCMLKLGLKGVDVGIVKSVHPAGTLLVWAASGVYWPFAGQGYYDPGIDIVQQAFTVAHEYGHVFGWTDEGECNLIAYLALQNSDNNLWEYNAEYTLWRYFVSGLSKNDDDIYREIIDCLPEEIRRDQERVKHKLDAFPEIFSTFRAWFYDFYLKTNQVQGASRSYHQMVYWKINMDKRKEPL, from the coding sequence GTGATCTCAACAAGAAAACTCGTATATTTCAGTGTAGTATTCTTTGGCCTCTTCCTCATGGGCTTGTCTTCAGCGTTGCTGTTCGGCCCCGGTTTTTCTGATCTGTTCTACCCACATTTTGTTTATCCCGCTTTTAGGCAGTTTTGGTGGATTGTCAGTTTGGGTAATCGAGTGGGCATGATCTATGTTTGGATCGTGACACTCATATTATGGCTGTTTTTTAGACTCAGAAGAGTGTGGAAACTTGGCACAGGTTGGATAGGATTCGCTGCCGAGATAACTGCATTAGCAGTATTGCATTTCTCCTGGTTTTATCTTTCGTGGGGTTTTCTTTATTTGCAAAAACCAATGCGGGATCGTCTCGAGTTGAATAAGCCGGTAAGCAGGGACGAATACTTAAATGAATTGTATGCCACTACAGATCGATTGATCAGTATCCGCAAGCGATTGGCTAATTCTAACGACGAACTGGTCAATCTTCATTTGACCGAAAATGAAATCATCCAGCTTGGTGGTAGAGTTCATCAATGTATGCTCAAGTTGGGATTGAAGGGAGTCGATGTGGGAATTGTAAAATCTGTTCATCCAGCAGGGACATTATTGGTTTGGGCTGCATCAGGAGTTTATTGGCCGTTTGCAGGACAAGGATATTATGATCCGGGTATAGATATTGTCCAACAAGCATTTACTGTAGCACATGAATACGGACATGTTTTCGGATGGACAGACGAGGGAGAATGCAATTTAATAGCCTACTTAGCCTTGCAGAACAGTGATAATAACTTATGGGAGTACAATGCGGAATATACGCTGTGGAGGTATTTTGTGAGTGGACTATCCAAAAATGATGATGATATTTATAGAGAAATAATCGATTGTCTGCCGGAGGAAATTCGAAGAGATCAAGAGCGAGTTAAACATAAACTAGATGCTTTTCCGGAGATATTTAGCACATTCAGGGCATGGTTTTATGATTTTTATCTGAAGACCAATCAAGTCCAGGGAGCGTCCCGGAGCTACCACCAGATGGTCTATTGGAAAATAAATATGGACAAGCGAAAGGAGCCTTTATAG
- a CDS encoding DNA-binding protein has product MQKIMYISFDELREIKHKLPHGGIKRIADELNLDEETVRNYFGAHHLANSGNHIQPGPNGGIVQIDNEAIINLAKKIINESAN; this is encoded by the coding sequence ATGCAAAAGATTATGTATATTTCATTTGACGAGTTGAGAGAAATTAAACACAAATTGCCGCACGGCGGCATTAAGCGAATAGCAGATGAATTAAATTTAGATGAAGAGACTGTAAGAAACTACTTTGGAGCACATCACTTGGCCAATTCCGGCAACCATATACAACCCGGTCCTAACGGGGGAATCGTTCAAATAGACAATGAAGCGATTATAAACCTTGCAAAAAAAATCATCAATGAAAGCGCCAATTAA